The Halotia branconii CENA392 region TGAAAGCCTGTGCAGTACAACTGATTCCAGTGTCTGTAGAAGTTCCCATCAAAAATTATCAACTCCAGTTCTCGCAATGGTGATCTGCTTGTTATATCCTTAAACAAGAAATTGGTAATTAAATTAATAGCCGATAGTCAATGGTGATGATTAGATTTTTCAATCATCACCATTAATTATTGGTAGTTACTTATTATATCTGTTTCATTACTAATTTCTTGTTTCGTTAAAACCAGGGTACATTAGATGAGAAAATTAATTAAAACAATCTTAGGAGCTACCAAAGATGAAAACTTTATGCACGCTATTGAAAATGTTGAAGTCATAGTTTCTAAGGTTTTATCAATTTTGATGGTTTTGGTAATTATAGTTGCAATTGGAGATTTAGCTGTTTTTTTAATTAGAGAATTATTTGATACGCCCTATGGTAAATTCAACAAAACTTTATTTCAGATATTTGGTTTATTTTTAAATATTCTAATTGCTTTAGAGATTTTAGAAAATATTACAGCCTATTTGCGAAAACACGTTTTTCAAGT contains the following coding sequences:
- a CDS encoding phosphate-starvation-inducible PsiE family protein, translated to MRKLIKTILGATKDENFMHAIENVEVIVSKVLSILMVLVIIVAIGDLAVFLIRELFDTPYGKFNKTLFQIFGLFLNILIALEILENITAYLRKHVFQVELVIVTSLIAVARKIIILDLEKVTGIDIIGLGIAILALSISYLIIRSNSGHAR